Proteins encoded together in one Plasmodium cynomolgi strain B DNA, chromosome 9, whole genome shotgun sequence window:
- a CDS encoding hypothetical protein (putative), producing the protein MKYEKKIWNNDKGKKRSENFPNDDSYGRGKSRRYGKHDERSSNYEVKNKVLDKWDHRNSQYMPPPYKKGAMNQKANVPGGMKNNHARYHKKYVRNGGERGSKFSAYGSGDHNVNVNFDEEGRLPNVDNYDYADDYYNSDAYYAEDGRHRGDHYGDNGDYRGDRDDYYNDRDNHYGDRDDHYDDRDDQREHSRYTDSYSRNYNHGSYNHGIYNQGSYNQGSYNQGSYNPNSNDGSIRHARKNNRAYEDSPGDNYAHSYDENYGAIGGDHQSHRGSGDSRKGNINQELSNLHRNLHNLLFSPAKADHEKPLSEKNTTSHNKDCNESLLNQLSILRNIPFNVKKSDGEGDAGGGTEGGRDDGITNDEVDADVSDQRSLGAQQKKSSQSSKTAMILDDLKKCLYSSSNQESKKTHPAGDNMSISRLPNRDEGESQTDRRYHSNSYIDNDDNHFNVSSGRGYKTVEESEIRRRSSSNSSRMQNIYLPPPGNVEQKKMKKKNKEEKEEVEDRTSRRYRKDSNYFNSEEIDIESSISSDHSVVMDVYKNEVKEESMITSCGNIFPKNQIAESLRVLNTLQVDIERVCCYIKHFIDPPEQLFQVMTDVFVDRSVQVNSKIAIFYVYNHLIQELRNNLKNDLIKYYSIAERGLQTFVVPVLRCVLHEQVNVEMINKFYRCIAIWNERNVYSKIVCEQLKLLQKNPQKKIDFTVKNVASQAHSLLSNELSKFVPINFILKMPSVNNEHRKALEDKTLSALFQDISKDTLKGYDEVDVEKASRMSDKVMRMYGQELILINSQILELSSLICDNNDQLVKLQSALEKLRD; encoded by the exons atgaaatatgagaaaaaaatttggaacaacgataaggggaaaaaaagaagtgagAATTTTCCGAACGATGACAGCTACGGAAGGGGGAAGAGCAGGAGGTATGGCAAACATGACGAG AGAAGCAGTAACTatgaagtgaaaaataaagtgctAGATAAGTGGGACCACCGAAATAGCCAGTACATGCCACCCCCatataaaaagggggcgaTGAATCAAAAGGCGAACGTCCCAGgtggaatgaaaaataatcatgctCGTTATCACAAGAAGTACGTAAGAAATGGTGGCGAAAGGGGGTCTAAATTTAGTGCCTATGGAAGTGGCGATCACAACGTGAATGTCAACTTTGATGAAGAGGGACGCCTGCCGAATGTAGACAATTACGACTACGCGGATGATTATTACAACAGTGATGCGTACTACGCGGAAGACGGTCGCCATAGGGGGGATCATTACGGGGATAATGGCGATTACCGCGGCGATCGAGATGACTATTACAACGATCGCGACAATCATTACGGCGATCGAGATGACCATTACGACGATCGCGACGATCAGCGAGAGCACAGCCGGTACACTGATAGCTACAGCAGGAACTACAACCATGGTAGCTACAACCATGGCATCTACAACCAAGGCAGCTACAACCAAGGCAGCTACAACCAAGGCAGCTACAACCCCAACAGTAATGATGGCAGCATTCGGCACGCGCGAAAAAACAACCGTGCGTACGAGGACAGCCCGGGCGATAACTACGCCCACAGTTACGATGAAAATTATGGCGCAATTGGCGGAGACCATCAGAGTCATCGCGGCAGTGGGGACTCCAGAAAGGGCAACATAAACCAGGAGCTGAGCAACCTACATAGGAATTTGCACAATTTGCTTTTCTCCCCTGCAAAAGCGGACCATGAGAAACCCCTTAGCGAAAAGAACACCACGTCGCACAACAAGGACTGTAACGAAAGCTTGTTGAACCAATTGTCCATTCTACGGAACATTCCGTTTAATGTGAAGAAGTCGGACGGGGAAGGTGACGCGGGAGGTGGCACCGAAGGTGGCAGAGATGATGGGATTACTAACGACGAGGTCGATGCCGATGTCAGCGACCAACGTAGCCTTGGTGCTcagcagaaaaaaagcagccaAAGCAGCAAGACAGCCATGATACTGGACGATTTGAAGAAGTGCCTCTACAGCAGTAGCAATCAGGAATCGAAGAAGACGCACCCCGCGGGGGACAACATGAGCATCTCACGCCTACCGAACCGCGATGAAGGGGAGTCTCAAACGGACAGGAGGTACCATTCAAACAGCTACATAGACAATGACGATAATCATTTTAATGTCAGCAGTGGTAGAGGCTACAAAACTGTTGAGGAGAGTGAGATCAGAAGACGGAGCAGTAGCAACAGTAGTAGAATGCAAAACATTTATTTGCCCCCACCAGGAAATGTAGAACagaaaaagatgaagaagaagaataaggaggagaaggaagaagttgAAGATAGGACCAGTAGGCGATATAGAAAGGACTCAAATTATTTCAACTCGGAGGAGATAGACATCGAATCGTCCATATCAAGCGACCACAGCGTTGTTATGGATGTGTATAAGAACGAAGTAAAGGAAGAGAGTATGATAACTTCCTgtggaaatatatttcccAAAAATCAGATAGCCGAATCGTTGAGGGTATTAAATACGCTACAGGTAGACATTGAAAGAGTCTGCTGTTAcataaaacattttatagATCCCCCGGAACAGCTGTTCCAAGTTATGACGGATGTTTTCGTGGACAGGTCAGTTCAAGTAAATTCCAAAATTGCCATCTTCTATGTGTATAATCATTTAATACAAGAATtgagaaataatttaaaaaacgatttgataaaatattattccatCGCGGAAAGAGGGTTACAAACTTTTGTCGTCCCAGTACTGAGGTGTGTACTACATGAACAGGTCAACGTAGAAAtgattaacaaattttatcgATGTATAGCTATATGGAATGAAAGAAATGTCTATAGCAAAATAGTATGTGAACAGCTAAAATTGCTTCAGAAaaatccacaaaaaaaaattgattttaCTGTGAAAAATGTAGCTAGCCAAGCTCATAGTTTACTATCAAATGAACTGTCCAAATTTGTGcccataaattttattttaaaaatgccaaGTGTGAATAATGAACATAGGAAAGCTTTGGAAGATAAAACTCTCAGTGCGCTTTTTCAGGATATATCGAAGGATACCTTGAAGGGGTACGATGAGGTGGATGTTGAGAAAGCCTCCAGGATGTCGGACAAGGTGATGCGCATGTATGGGCaggaattaattttaatcaaCTCTCAAATCTTGGAGTTATCCTCTTTGATTTGTGATAATAATGACCAGTTGGTGAAGCTGCAGAGTGCGCTGGAGAAGCTACGGGATTGA
- a CDS encoding hypothetical protein (putative) encodes MIKKILNNLNISNEEKDDNFSHSENILNLIEGIIINENSYWKYVNILNELTTLCYEDPVNFRKFFFVKNENVEKQKKKANQILDRILIVVEKYEDARSTFLYAIAKLIFINAFDLNVEILRTLCDLAYNEEYKYDVHSVFEEIVAAAMLNSAEKETVKNIFRGLQHMPRDKTIARSFTSCIHKVIKLLRGSFDEHILGFLSVATLDRHNCLIAYDEGLLKILTAEMTKREEDDFEEAPPHLETVYRIVQQLCGNYVKHCAMLIKEKMHLNFYFKKIKEIIKKDFMSHFAKKKFIFCNIILNTINNICTFEKEILFELCNSHHFIDLLLIGIKMEMSNPYFLSASLAGLLLVLKNEQLYKKNIEYILENTKDLKIVLPFLFGQKYNSMLRYYHKADEDVEIYLHDVDVDKFSMKVKKGFRDSDINYYLLVCLESQNEDVVIRLLRCIHLIPFDDCKSIEFHKIFFLLREREITLNEKWKEIYYYCVKIYINVIKNEEISKIVDQYKFEDTLTGILRIMNQFLLRAVILHRKNDLVLLKGRKSSRGEHGEYVGGEADYRDPEAYGIVKSDDEEIDLNKITVELLRTCSRYPTLRYFMRNNSVSYYFVNVLTNEDSLFSEINVDYDILIERTWCSSIENIFKALVKNNISKDKKICLRLLINMADIFSGYFYQFKTDTHCNIFDLCTLEEKHWNRKKILQYFYMMNNADIEDYKKQLHTFVKFHMTNLYTLVDVFVEKNIFSELKKEQRENYFPGVLKFNKLKYEKKISKLKLKEKEIRSKILPEQMERRDNRTGTPLFDELQNIKAKKKKLFLWLHNNNFQQTFDISLVDDDIECNLEHMFEMPKVVKKKKTIRPGRGNAYLGKDDPPDVTILKKKSPDGLLEDSPSGDVKSVNNGRKIQTKRS; translated from the exons ATGATTAAAAAGATACTGAACAATCTGAACATatcaaatgaagaaaaagatgaCAATTTTAGCCACagcgaaaatattttaaaccTAATCGAAGGAATAATTATAAACGAAAATTCCTATTGGAAATATGTGAACATATTAAACGAATTAACAACGTTATGTTATGAGGATCCAGTAAACTTtcggaaatttttttttgtaaaaaatgaaaatgtcgaaaagcagaaaaagaaggccAACCAAATATTGGACAGAATATTAATCGTcgttgaaaaatatgaagatgcAAGGAGCACATTTCTGTACGCAATTGCCAAGTTGATATTTATCAATGCCTTCGATCTGAACGTCGAAATTTTGCGCACCCTCTGCGACTTGGCTTACAACGAGGAATACAAGTATGACGTGCACTCGGTCTTCGAGGAAATCGTGGCGGCGGCGATGCTAAACTCGGCCGAG AAAGAAACGgtgaagaatattttcaGGGGACTACAACACATGCCAAGGGATAAAACGATCGCGCGGAGCTTCACTAGTTGCATACATAAAGTCATCAAGCTGCTGCGGGGCTCCTTTGATGAGCACATCTTGGGATTCCTCTCCGTGGCGACGTTAGATCGGCACAACTGCCTAATAGCCTACGACGAGGGGCTCCTGAAG ATCCTCACCGCGGAGATGACCAAACGGGAGGAAGACGACTTCGAAGAGGCCCCACCCCACCTCGAGACGGTGTACAGAATCGTACAGCAATTATGTGGGAATTATGTTAAGCACTGCGCAATGctaataaaggaaaaaatgcacttaaatttttatttcaagaAAATcaaggaaataataaaaaaagattttatgagtcattttgcaaaaaaaaaatttatcttttGCAATATAATTCTCAATAcgataaataatatttgcacatttgaaaaggaaattttgtTCGAGTTGTGTAATTCTCACCACTTTATCGATCTGCTTTTAATTGGCATTAAAATGGAGATGAGCAATCCGTACTTTTTAAGCGCAAGTTTGGCTGGATTATTACtagtattaaaaaatgaacagttgtataaaaagaatattgAGTATATCTTAGAGAACACAAAGGATTTGAAAATAGTGTTACCGTTTTTGTTTGGACAGAAATATAACTCCATGCTTCGTTACTACCACAAAGCAGATGAGGACGTAGAAATCTACTTACACGATGTC gatGTAGATAAATTCTCCATGAAGGTTAAGAAGGGGTTCAGGGACAGCGACATTAACTACTACTTGCTCGTCTGCCTCG AAAGCCAAAACGAAGACGTGGTGATCCGCCTCCTCAGGTGCATTCACCTCATCCCATTCGACGACTGCAAGTCCATCGAGTTCCACAAAAtattcttcctcctccgtgaAAGAGAAATCACGCTGAACGAAAAGTGGAAGGAAATCTACTACTACTGCGTCAAgatatacataaatgtaataaaaaatgaggaaatttccaaaattgtAGATCAGTACAAATTCGAGGACACCCTTACGGGTATTCTACGTATCATGAACCAGTTCCTCTTGCGGGCGGTTATCCTCCACAGGAAAAACGATTTAGTGTTAttaaaagggaggaaatCATCTCGGGGGGAACACGGCGAGTACgtaggaggagaagcggacTATAGGGACCCAGAGGCGTACGGTATAGTCAAATCGgatgatgaagaaattgaCTTGAATAAGATAACGGTAGAGTTATTACGCACGTGCTCCAGGTACCCCACCCTGAGATACTTCATGAGAAACAACTCCGTGAGCTATTACTTTGTAAACGTCCTGACAAATGAAGACAGCCTGTTTAGCGAAATAAACGTAGATTACGATATTTTAATCGAACGGACATGGTGTTCAAgcattgaaaatattttcaaagcGTTAGtcaaaaataacatttcaaaggataaaaaaatatgtttacgTCTTTTAATCAACATGGCTGACATATTCAGTGGTTACTTTTATCAGTTCAAGACGGATACACATTGCAACATATTCGACTTATGCActttggaagaaaaacactggaataggaaaaaaattttgcaatatttttacatgatGAATAATGCCGATATTGAGGATTACAAGAAGCAGCTGCACACATTCGTCAAGTTCCATATGACAAATTTGTATACTTTGGTGGACGTGtttgtggagaaaaatattttctccgAATTGAAGAAAGAGCAACGGGAAAACTACTTCCCAGGAGTGCTAAAGTTTAACAAAttgaaatatgaaaaaaaaatttccaaattaaaattaaaggaaaaggaaataagatcaaaaattttacctgaacaaatGGAGAGAAGGGATAACAGGACAGGTACTCCTCTCTTTGATGAACTGCAAAACATAAAGgctaaaaagaagaaactttttttgtgGCTACACAATAATAACTTCCAACAAACTTTTGACATTTCTCTCGTGGATGATGACATCGAGTGTAATCTTGAGCACATGTTCGAAATGCCCAAagtggtgaagaaaaaaaaaacgattcgCCCTGGGAGGGGAAATGCCTACCTCGGAAAAGACGACCCTCCTGAtgttacaattttgaaaaagaaatcacCTGATGGGTTACTGGAAGATTCACCCTCGGGGGATGTCAAAAGTGTCAACAATGGT AGGAAAATCCAAACGAAACGGTCTTAG
- a CDS encoding hypothetical protein (putative), which translates to MTVASSGSKSTGERSHVSDSCEEELDQIITNYHNHFKKLLKSHMSVLQKKCVDDKNDLELLKKIKFAKGVLREYNKVLGRSWNGKHEQSVLLRQAISNGWGVGETMFEQHLGRSRCDRCSECVHMCKNCKDGFLRKKNKTTDSEMVRKGVHSGRDAGSAGGRDAGSADGGICLTEGQMGLTAFCGDVSEEAGENGVQHTERCSVERSTAPHGTAKSVDVDNNPPLSGNPKESSYGNIDHVDNFDEAEIENSYTPAEEYIQWEEPQLDVTTNIKENISGENDRNANESAQYYEENAPTDDPPEKGNVITCDPSDIYLEYEEEPWGEEERSALHVEHLDELQNGRHTTSQGNYPSKSCGWENPPSSNGDNEEKRSSGSGDADRIGHVVDEDVHKSDMVGNLHRGELFAQKKFSSKWDEVEDVLEGDSFMKVANILPDCTGEKTTLHSHTVIRKMRRKKKLLRRVIQDEANKLSKVSAKKKKLMSFILRAIERGEKDEELIAIVRSAIFKVEYFEQKKISKLKRMEKEFEMLTHVEEKMVNNFLMRKSQFSAKTKKGGELRNRTVRRKNGHEGEGDNRVYQKCSSHLDEKKNKDSHIDEEKRNGKNVENHFRNKSQKDHQTVGVHSLRGGEKKEKKNCAHVDAFQKGRVCNNFFNLNGHNRESKKSIAFSDLRVNLKKEKEKCSTSPVDGEQAMRDVPSLTVAKLGHEALIEKSPSERIPPSGYLHPKNEKNTPREHHNGGGSGPGGGKCRTCFTPAAEAKKCDAFFRNCGDTADSWPKLIGNRLDGGQQHIGHFPPSNDNSARGEFPQWDRDSSKETDKNKDRDRDRNRDRIRDRSGDKNITVAYRDRGEVRGSTPRSSHTFKQKVKGERRTKLGLSYDRSLEGQNRVPLKSNPTKECTTEEAENLRLNSFCSSNRGRSKREAIFPSTESSDKSTRHFQVGVKVPLTGGGIRTGERHRRGKNIPDKVGKKKGENIHREEEKKENRGVSPNWDETKRTVGGPLPRGEAKAKRCEEEEEEEEEEEEEEEEEEEEEEEQKQLLLPQRSKRDRDQRSFIYVKHKTTPETKGGKNVEQISIKTVINRQREKTIPCINYDTDKYRFKLGWWNWGKQSKLLENIERCKESIKEKYYQNRRECKHRSSTNWTSKYFTKFQPNEYLYIPVTNKNYFRSKNSLKIRSNPVSDFHKLNLKPITGFLQSYEKEKERQRQVPQAVIRVSTVPYVVDDYNVKREVPKMGGKTGVSLGEANILLSEDEESNLNGTSGFFAKVSKKGAPSRYFPNGRGSYSSGTNSNDEKNSKGIIFKCRTKQAHKMDIRNSRSGTAHGKRNYKARLYNIGHDINGGRTHACRHGKAHSGGEGSNERDGLGKKWDPKKKTTVKGTPNEAFQKGAKRDPHMCTTQRKKLTNYEENAGEKNLSRRSYKHMNVSSKREYPEYTTNNDTHFNMYREGYTSMQSELGRNRHRIECDGSESRDSSAGSNGKASGEGPCRRQYCPNEINQVDYLQPDSYHREKTKNKKKESCKNTHHNSYPPTNDDYYEGQHRDSGVDPQTRERKGHDADYLEKQYDEYFYDN; encoded by the exons ATGACTGTGGCTAGTTCAGGCTCGAAATCGACAGGAGAACGTAGCCATGTCAGCGATTCCTGCGAAGAAGAACTGGACCAGATCATTACAAACTATCAtaatcattttaaaaagttactAAAATCGCATATGAGTGTtctacagaaaaaatgtgtagaCGATAAGAACGATTTGgagcttttaaaaaagataaaatttgcaaaaggaGTTCTGCGAGAGTACAACAAAGTTTTGGGCCGCAGTTGGAATGGCAAGCATGAGCAGAGCGTACTTCTGCGCCAAGCTATTTCGAACGGATGGGGAGTCGGAGAGACTATGTTTGAGCAACACCTCGGGAGGAGTCGTTGTGATAGGTGCTCAgaatgtgtgcacatgtgcaaaaattgcaaagatggatttttaagaaaaaaaaataaaacaactgATAGTGAAATGGTGCGCAAAGGAGTGCACTCCGGAAGAGATGCGGGGAGTGCGGGCGGAAGAGATGCGGGGAGTGCGGACGGAGGAATCTGCCTGACGGAGGGTCAAATGGGTCTTACTGCTTTTTGCGGAGATGTGAGTGAGGAAGCAGGTGAGAATGGGGTGCAACACACCGAAAGGTGTAGTGTCGAGAGGAGTACTGCTCCTCACGGTACTGCTAAAAGTGTCGATGTCGATAATAATCCTCCCCTTAGCGGCAATCCCAAGGAGAGCAGTTATGGTAATATTGACCATGTTGACAATTTTGACGAGGCAGAAATTGAAAACAGTTATACCCCAGCGGAGGAATATATCCAATGGGAGGAGCCCCAATTGGACGTCACTACaaacataaaagaaaacataTCGGGTGAAAATGATAGAAATGCTAATGAGTCTGCACAATACTATGAAGAAAATGCCCCCACGGATGATCCTCCTGAGAAAGGAAACGTCATCACGTGTGATCCAAGTGACATTTACCTTGAATATGAGGAAGAAccatggggggaagaagaacgaaGCGCCTTACATGTCGAGCATTTAGACGAgttacaaaatggaagacaTACCACCTCACAGGGAAATTACCCCTCAAAATCTTGTGGCTGGGAAAACCCTCCTTCCAGCAATGGGGATAACGAGGAAAAACGAAGTAGTGGAAGCGGAGATGCGGACAGAATTGGACATGTGGTGGACGAGGATGTGCACAAAAGTGACATGGTGGGAAACTTACATAGAGGAGAACTATTTgcgcagaaaaaattcagttCCAAGTGGGACGAAGTTGAAGATGTTTTGGAAGGGGACTCCTTCATGAAGGTCGCAAACATTTTACCTGACTGTACAGGCGAAAAAACAACTCTACATAGCCACACAGTTATCcgcaaaatgaggagaaaaaaaaaattgctgagAAGGGTCATACAGGATGAGGCAAACAAATTAAGCAAAGTTTccgcaaaaaagaagaaattaatgTCCTTCATTTTGAGAGCCATAGAAAGAGGcgaaaaggatgaagaaCTCATCGCGATTGTAAGAAGTGCAATTTTTAAGGTGGAATattttgagcaaaaaaaaataagcaaactGAAGAGGatggaaaaagaatttgaaatGTTAACTcatgtagaagaaaaaatggtcaATAATTTCCTCATGAGGAAAAGTCAATTTAGcgcgaaaacaaaaaaagggggggaactGCGCAACAGAACTGTAAGGCGCAAAAATGGACACGAGGGGGAAGGCGACAACAGGGTTTACCAAAAATGTAGCAGCCATTTggacgaaaagaaaaataaagactcACACAtcgatgaagaaaaacgaaacggtaaaaatgtggaaaaccATTTTCGGAATAAATCGCAAAAGGATCACCAAACCGTTGGTGTGCATTCGCTCCgcggtggggaaaaaaaagaaaaaaaaaactgtgcaCATGTGGACGCGTTTCAAAAGGGTCGTGTttgcaacaattttttcaatttaaatGGCCACAAtagggaaagcaaaaaatcgATCGCATTTTCCGACTTGCGcgtaaatttgaaaaaggaaaaggaaaagtgcAGCACTTCACCGGTGGACGGAGAACAGGCGATGCGAGATGTTCCCTCCCTTACTGTGGCAAAGTTGGGCCACGAGGCGCTGATTGAAAAAAGCCCAAGTGAGCGCATACCGCCAAGCGGTTACTTGCACCctaaaaacgaaaagaacaCCCCTAGAGAGCACCACaacgggggaggaagcggccCTGGTGGAGGTAAATGCAGAACATGCTTCACGCCAGCAGCGGAGGCGAAGAAGTGCGACGCATTTTTCCGAAATTGTGGGGATACCGCCGACAGTTGGCCTAAGCTAATCGGCAATCGGTTGGACGGGGGCCAACAGCACATAgggcatttccccccctcgaATGATAACAGCGCACGGGGGGAATTCCCTCAATGGGACAGGGACTCTTCCAAAGaaacagataaaaataaagatagAGATAGAGATAGAAATAGAGATAGAATCAGAGATAGAAGtggagataaaaatataactgtAGCGTACAGAGATAGGGGCGAAGTACGGGGGTCCACCCCGCGAAGTAGTCACACCTTTAAGCAAAAGGTAAAGGGAGAAAGAAGGACCAAGTTGGGACTCTCCTATGACAGATCGTTGGAGGGGCAAAATAGAGTCCCCCTAAAAAGTAATCCCACGAAGGAGTGCACAactgaagaagcagaaaatttAAGATTGAATTCCTTTTGCTCCTCCAACAGGGGTAGAAGCAAGAGGGAGGCAATATTTCCATCCACTGAAAGTAGCGACAAATCGACACGTCACTTCCAAGTCGGGGTGAAAGTCCCACTGACTGGGGGGGGCATACGAACCGGGGAAAGACACAGAAGAGGGAAAAACATACCTGAtaaggtgggaaaaaaaaaaggtgaaaatatccatagggaagaagaaaaaaaggagaatagGGGTG TCTCACCAAATTGGGATGAAACGAAGAGGACTGTTGGGGGCCCCCTTCCCAGAGGCGAAGCCAAAGCCAAAAggtgtgaagaagaagaagaagaggaagaggaagaagaagaagaggaagaggaagaagaagaagaggaagaagaacaaaaacaacTGCTACTACCACAACGGAGCAAACGGGACAGGGACCAACGCAGCTTCATATATGTGAAGCATAAGACGACGCCCGAAACGAAGGGaggcaaaaatgtggaacaAATTTCAATCAAAACGGTTATTAATCGCCAGAGAGAAAAAACGATCCCGTGCATTAACTACGACACTGATAAGTATCGCTTCAAATTGGGGTGGTGGAATTGGGGGAAACAGTCGAAGCTACTCGAAAATATTGAAAGGTGTAAGGAAAGCATTAAGGAGAAATACTATCAAAATAGGAGAGAGTGCAAACATAGATCCTCTACCAATTGGACGagcaaatattttacaaaattccaaccaaatgaatatttatacattCCTGTGACGAACAAGAATTATTTTCGGAGCAAAAATTCTCTTAAAATTAGGAGCAACCCAGTGAGCGATTTCCATAAACTCAATTTGAAACCCATAACTGGGTTTTTGCAATCttatgaaaaggaaaaggaacgaCAAAGACAAGTCCCCCAAGCAGTCATTAGAGTATCTACCGTTCCTTACGTTGTAGACGATTATAATGTAAAGAGGGAGGTAcccaaaatgggggggaaaacgGGGGTCAGCTTGGGAGAGGCAAATATCCTCCTTTCAGAGGATGAGGAATCAAATTTGAATGGCACGTCAGGGTTTTTTGCCAAGGTCTCCAAAAAGGGTGCCCCCAGTAGGTACTTTCCCAACGGACGTGGCAGCTACTCCAGTGGTACCAACTcgaatgatgagaaaaactCCAAGGGAATTATATTCAAGTGCAGGACGAAGCAGGCTCATAAAATGGACATCAGAAACAGCAGAAGTGGAACCGCGCATGGGAAAAGGAATTATAAAGCCAGGTTATACAACATTGGGCACGACATAAATGGAGGAAGGACACATGCTTGTAGGCACGGCAAAGCGCATAGCGGTGGTGAAGGATCGAATGAAAGAGACGGGTTGGGCAAAAAGTGggaccccaaaaaaaagactacCGTGAAG GGAACCCCAAATGAGGCATTTCAAAAGGGTGCCAAAAGAGACCCACACATGTGTACGAcccagagaaaaaaattgacaaattaTGAGGAGAATGctggggagaaaaatttatctaGACGAAGTTACAAACACATGAACGTAAGTAGCAAAAGGGAGTATCCCGAATACACGACTAACAATGATACGCATTTTAACATGTACAGGGAAGGTTACACAAGTATGCAAAGTGAATTAGGAAGAAATCGTCACAGAATAGAATGTGATGGAAGCGAGAGCAGAGATTCGTCCGCTGGTTCAAATGGGAAAGCTTCAGGGGAAGGCCCATGCAGAAGGCAGTACTGTCCAAATGAGATAAACCAAGTGGACTACTTACAGCCGGATAGCTAccacagggaaaaaacaaaaaacaaaaaaaaagagagctGTAAAAACACCCATCACAATTCTTACCCTCCTACGAACGATGACTACTATGAAGGGCAGCATAGAGACAGTGGTGTCGACCCTCAGACACGTGAAAGGAAGGGGCATGATGCCGATTATTTGGAAAAGCAGTACGATGagtatttttatgataattag